CCCGCCCTGCTGCCCGGCTGGACCGGGGACGAATTGCGCGACGCCTGGGCCAGCCGCCCCGATTTTGTGCGGGCGGACACGGTGCCAGAGCTGGCCCGCGCCACTGGAATGGATCCCGCCCATCTAAGCGACAGCCTGAATGCCTATGCCGCTGCCTGCGGCGGTGATGCGCCTGACCGCACGGGCCGCCTGCATTGCCCAAGGCCCATCGCCGGGCCGGGACTCAGGGCGATCCTGATGCACGGAATGGTGTTGAAGACAGCCGCAGGACTTGATGTGACCGACCGTCTCGAGGTGCGGGGCGACGCCGGGGTCATTCCCGGCCTCTATGCCGTGGGCGAGGTGATGGGCGGCGCGGCGCTGTCCGGGCAGGGCTTTGTCAGCGGTATGAGCGTCACACCCGCATTGACTCTGGGTCGCTGGCTTGGTGCGGAACTTGGCACATCAGTGACAACACAATCCAAGAACAGGAACGACCTATGACAGATATCCGCCGCAGCTTTGCCGACCTTGGGCAAGGTCAGATCCATTTGCGTCACGCTGGTCCGCGCGACGGCGCGCCACTTGCGCTGATCCATCAGTCACCAGGATCGTCGAAACAGCTTGAACCGCTGATGGCTGCGCTTGGTGCGCGGGGGCGGAACTGCGCCGCACCCGACACACCGGGCAACGGCGACTCTGCCCCTCTGCCAAACAGCGCGCCCGAGATCCCCGACCTGGCCCAAGTCGCCTTTGACGCGCTGACCCGCTGTTTTGACGGTCCATTTGACATCTATGGCAGCCATACCGGTGCCTCGATCGCGATGGAAATCGCCATCGCCCATCCCGACCGTATCCGCAGCCTGACCATCGAAGGCATGGGACTGTATTCCGGCGGGCTGCAATCCGAGGTGCTTGACCGCTACGCCCGCGAAATCCGGCCCGATGCCGAGGCAACGCATCTGATGAAGGTCTGGCATTTCTGCCGCGATCAGCATCTGTTCTGGCCGTATTACAACCGCACAGCTGAGGGGCGCCTGCCCGACGACGACACTCTGCACGATTTTGTGGTCGAGGTGCTCAAGGCGATGCGCAGTTACCACCTGTCTTATCGCGCCGCATTTCGCTGGCCCAAGGTTGAGCGTCTGCCGCTGCTGCGTGTGCCCACAATGGTGATGTCATCGCCGTCGGACATGTTGCACGAATACAGCCAGGCGGTGGCTGATCTGGTGCCCGGTGCCACCTGCACGGTGCTGCCCGCCTGGACCGACCCCGCGTTTCACGCCACAACGGCAGCGGTGCTTGATCAATTTCTGGAAGGTGTACCCGCATGACCGCTGATCCCTCTCGCGCCCTCGAAGATTGCCCGCTGGTGATCTTTATCGCGTATACTGTCCCCGCCAGCGCCGAACCGGGCGGCTATTCCGATTGGCTGCGCCGGGTCGATATGCCGTTTTTCAATGCGATTCCCGGCACCCGGCACTATGCAAACTGGCGGCTGCGCGACGTGCAACAAGGTGCGGTGCCGGTCTGGGACTACTTCGACTTTCAGGGGCTTGAAACCGAAGCAGATCTGGAGCGGGTCTGGTTCAATCCCGATCTTGATGCCTTTCGAAGCGAATGGCTGCGGTTGTGGGGTTATGGTCGGGCAGAAGCCCCGCCGGTGCTGCGCCATTCCTACCTCATGCGCCCGGTGTTCCGCACTGACCGGCGACCAAAGGACGCCGTCCTGACGCTCGCGGGGGGAACCGGCGCGGCACCCTCACTGCCTGACGCCGATCTGGTCTGGCAGGTCGAAGACGTCCTGCACAAGCATTTTGGAGGCTCTGGACAAGGGGCTTCGTGGAAAACTCCGGCGTTCGACGCTAATCCGCTGGCGCTTGACTGGCTGGCGGT
Above is a genomic segment from Puniceibacterium sp. IMCC21224 containing:
- a CDS encoding alpha/beta fold hydrolase — encoded protein: MTDIRRSFADLGQGQIHLRHAGPRDGAPLALIHQSPGSSKQLEPLMAALGARGRNCAAPDTPGNGDSAPLPNSAPEIPDLAQVAFDALTRCFDGPFDIYGSHTGASIAMEIAIAHPDRIRSLTIEGMGLYSGGLQSEVLDRYAREIRPDAEATHLMKVWHFCRDQHLFWPYYNRTAEGRLPDDDTLHDFVVEVLKAMRSYHLSYRAAFRWPKVERLPLLRVPTMVMSSPSDMLHEYSQAVADLVPGATCTVLPAWTDPAFHATTAAVLDQFLEGVPA